Sequence from the Clostridium saccharobutylicum DSM 13864 genome:
TGAAGGAATTAGAGGTGAGATGATGGGAAACTTGAAGATTTATCCCCAAAAGTTACAAGGGGAAGTTAAAATACCACCATCTAAGAGTATGGCTCACAGAGCAGTAATTTGTGCAGCTCTTGGAGATGGTGCAAGCAGAGTTACTAATATAGATTATTCAGATGATATTATTGCAACAATTGATGCTATGTCATCTCTTGGAGCTGTGATAACTAAAAAAGAAGAATATCTTGAAGTGACAGGAATAAAATCCACAGCTAACAAGGTCAATGATCAAATAAAAGAAGAGAGAACTATAGATTGTAATGAATCAGGTTCAACACTTAGATTCTTAGTTCCTATTGCAGCTTTATTTGATGGAGTAAATAGATTTGTTGGAAGAGGAAACTTAGGTAAAAGACCATTAGATACATATTACAATATATTTAATGAACAAGGAATAAAGTACACTCATAAAGAAGGCATTTTAGATTTAAAAACTGAAGGAAAGTTAAAAGCTGGAGAATTTAGACTTAAAGGTAATATTAGTTCACAATTCATAACTGGATTATTATTTACTCTTCCTTTATTAGATGGAGATTCCAAGATTATAATAACAACTCAGTTAGAATCAAAAGGATATATTGATTTAACCTTAAGTGCAATGAAAGACTTTGGAATAGATGTTATAAATAAAGATTATGAAGAATTTATAATCAAAGGAAATCAAACTTATAAAAGTAGAGATTACAGAGTAGAAGGAGATTATTCTCAAGCAGCATTTTTCCTATCTGCTGATGCACTTCTAAATAACGTAGTTGTTAATGATTTGAAAACAGATTCCCTTCAAGGGGATAAGGAAGTAATGGATATTTTAGAAAGAATGGGAGTAAGTTTTAAGAATAAAAATAATGGACTAATTGGAGAAGTGGATAATAATTTAAAAGCAACTATTATTGATGGTTCTCAATGTCCTGATATAATCCCAGTTATTTCTTTAGCTGCAGCTTTAAGTGAAGGCACAACAGAGATAATAAATGCAGGAAGACTTAGAATAAAAGAATGTGATAGATTAGCAGCTGTAACATCTGAACTTAATAAATTGGGTGCTAAAATTATAGAAAAAGAAGATGGATTAATTATTGAAGGAGTTACAAAACTTAAAGGTGATGTAGAAGTTTGGAGTCATAAAGATCATAGAATTGCAATGACACTAGCGATAGCATCTACAGTATGTGATTCACCTATAATATTAAAGGATTATGAATGTGTTTCTAAGTCATATCCAGAGTTTTGGAAGGATTTTAAGAACGTAGGAGGTTCATTTGATGAGTGGAATATGGGGAAATAAATTAAAAGTTTCTATTTTTGGTGAATCTCATGGTGTTGGAATAGGCATCACAATTGATGGACTTCCATCGGGTGTTGAAATTAATATGGAAGATGTCATGAAAGAAATGGCAAGACGTGCACCAGGAAAAAGTAAGTTATCTACTGCAAGAAAAGAAGGAGATGTTCCAGAAATTTTAAGTGGATTTTTCCAAGGCAAGACCACAGGAACACCATTATGTGCAGTAATAAGAAACTCAGATATGCATTCTAAGGATTATGGTAAGCTTAAAGATTTGATGAGACCTGGACATGCAGATTATCCTGGATTTATTAGATATAATGGATTCAATGATTATAGAGGCGGCGGTCATTTTTCAGGAAGAATCACTGCCCCATTAGTGTTTGCGGGAGCAATATGTAAGCAGGTTTTAGAAGCAAAGGGAATTAGTATAGGAGCTCATGTTAAGAGCGTTGGAAAAATAG
This genomic interval carries:
- the aroA gene encoding 3-phosphoshikimate 1-carboxyvinyltransferase encodes the protein MGNLKIYPQKLQGEVKIPPSKSMAHRAVICAALGDGASRVTNIDYSDDIIATIDAMSSLGAVITKKEEYLEVTGIKSTANKVNDQIKEERTIDCNESGSTLRFLVPIAALFDGVNRFVGRGNLGKRPLDTYYNIFNEQGIKYTHKEGILDLKTEGKLKAGEFRLKGNISSQFITGLLFTLPLLDGDSKIIITTQLESKGYIDLTLSAMKDFGIDVINKDYEEFIIKGNQTYKSRDYRVEGDYSQAAFFLSADALLNNVVVNDLKTDSLQGDKEVMDILERMGVSFKNKNNGLIGEVDNNLKATIIDGSQCPDIIPVISLAAALSEGTTEIINAGRLRIKECDRLAAVTSELNKLGAKIIEKEDGLIIEGVTKLKGDVEVWSHKDHRIAMTLAIASTVCDSPIILKDYECVSKSYPEFWKDFKNVGGSFDEWNMGK